CTCTGCGTAGCAAAGGTCTGCAAGGGGCGTCTCGTCCACGAACCCGACTGAGCAGGCGCACACGTAGTCCCGCATGGGGATGCCTGCGTCGATCACAGCCAAAGTGGcggcattcacacacacgctgtaGTTCCCTCCATCTGACTGCAGAATCTGTTTGAGAAGAAAAGTTTCACTGAATCAAATCAAGAAAAAGCAAACGAAACCCGATTAAAACCACGTTTCCCTGTTGAGCGCTCTAACCACTGACCTTGACATAGATGTCGATCTGAGACCGCGGGTAAAGCTGGGTCATCACAGCGGCCTCGAACGTCTGTTTGAGGTGGAGGCTCATCTCTGTTGACTTGCGGTCACCATGgggtctcctcttcctctctgccgtGCTGAATGTGGCCATGCTGTACTGGCAGTTGATAACGGCCCGGTCGTGGAGAGCCCGACTCCGTGAGCCACGCATCTAGGGGGcgacaaacatacacatttaaTAACATATCTATCTATATTCATGTACTACCCTTATATACAACGTGAGGAGCGTTTTGATGGTTGTAATATGCGGGTGTTGTTGGTGACCAAGGTCCAAGAATTGcgatgaaaaaacaaacataagaaGAGAAGTAAAGAAAAATGGGAAAACAACAATGTGACTCCTGTCTCAACATTCACACTAATTACTGATATATAATGAATAAACATTTCTGTATAGACTCCGGAGTCAGATGTAGAGCACCGTGTGGAGGTGTTGGATGgaggaaaggtcagaggtcagggctGTGTCTCTTCTTAACCCTTCCCCACAGAGATGGTGGGAAACGTCAGTGTTGTAACTTCATATGAGGAAAATAAGAAATCCACaagtgtccacatacttttgatCAGAGCAGTGAGTTAACGAGGCATTTATTTTGGCTCTAGTAACTTTACTGTTTACTTCTGATTATAAAACGCAAAAAGATCCAGATTTGCACTTTAATCTTCGATGTTTTCCGTTTTAAAAACAGAAGGTCAAACATTACCTGGATGGATCAGCTGATAATCTAAACACACGCGCAACACACAAGTAGATGAATATTTGTATGGTTCATGGGAACAGACGAACcggcccccccctcctcctccacccggGACTCCTACCTCATGAGGACCGTACACCACAGCCAGAGCCTTCGTGTTCCCCTGCTCCAGATACGCGGAACCGTCCGCCTGAGCGAACACCCCCATGCGGGCCTGCACCTTCCGCAGCTCGGTGGCTTTGCGCCCGTCCAGACGGTAACCCTGGTCCGACAGCAGCTCCATGCCCGCCATGTTTCctcagtggcagcagcagcgaccCGCGTGTCTGCTGCTACGGCAAGAGCGAAGGTTCAGAAGGC
Above is a window of Hippoglossus hippoglossus isolate fHipHip1 chromosome 17, fHipHip1.pri, whole genome shotgun sequence DNA encoding:
- the exosc4 gene encoding exosome complex component RRP41 — encoded protein: MAGMELLSDQGYRLDGRKATELRKVQARMGVFAQADGSAYLEQGNTKALAVVYGPHEMRGSRSRALHDRAVINCQYSMATFSTAERKRRPHGDRKSTEMSLHLKQTFEAAVMTQLYPRSQIDIYVKILQSDGGNYSVCVNAATLAVIDAGIPMRDYVCACSVGFVDETPLADLCYAEESGGLSSLALALLPRSGQIALLQMDARLHQDHLEALIEAAMTACKGVSKVLDEVVRHHLQEVSMLTGE